In a genomic window of Equus caballus isolate H_3958 breed thoroughbred chromosome 9, TB-T2T, whole genome shotgun sequence:
- the LOC138915577 gene encoding large ribosomal subunit protein uL15m-like: MFIHSVFYCELQKNARKDDRGGGEEVEDVAEATDKGERQRGTRPRLGFEGGQTPFYIQIPKYVFNEGHSFGRHYQPLSLNRLQYLSDLGRVDPTQPIDLTQLVNGRGVTIQPYKRDYGVQLVEEGADTFKAKVNIEVQLASEVAIAAIEESGGVVTTAFCDPRSLEILCKPVPFFLRGQPIPKRMLAPEALVPYYTDAKNRGDLADPAKFPEARLELAQKYGYILPDVTKDELFKVTTRKDPRQIFFGLAPGRVVNMADKKILKPTEENVLKYYSS; encoded by the exons gaAAGACGACCGAGGGGGCGGAGAAGAGGTAGAAGATGTGGCAGAGGCGACAGATAAAGGAGAACGACAGAGAGGAACCCGGCCCCGACTGGGCTTTGAGGGAGGCCAGactccattttacatacaaatccCAAAATACGTGTTTAATGAAGGACATAG CTTCGGACGCCACTATCAGCCTTTGAGTCTCAACAGGCTGCAGTATCTTAGTGATTTGGGTCGAGTTGATCCTACTCAGCCTATTGACTTAACCCAGCTTGTCAATGGGAGAGGTGTGACCATCCAGCCATATAAAAGGGATTATGGTGTCCAGCTGGTAGAGGAG GGTGCTGATACCTTTAAGGCGAAAGTTAATATTGAAGTACAGTTGGCTTCGGAAGTAGCCATTGCTGCAATCGAAGAGAGTGGTGGTGTCGTTACTACAGCCTTCTGTGATCCCAGAAGTCTGG aaattctatgcAAACCTGTTCCATTCTTTCTGCGTGGACAACCCATTCCAAAACGAATGCTTGCACCTGAAGCACTGGTGCCGTATTATACTGATGCAAAGAATCGTGGTGACCTGGCGGATCCGGCCAAATTTCCTGAAGCAAGACTTGAACTCGCCCAGAAGTATGGTTATATTTTACCTGACGTTACTAAAGATGAACTCTTCAAAGTTACTACTCGAAAGGACCCAAGGCAGATTTTCTTTGGTCTTGCTCCTGGACGGGTGGTGAATATGGCAGATAAGAAAATCCTGAAACCTACAGAGGAGAATGTCCTCAAGTATTACAGCTCATGA